One window of Thermacetogenium phaeum DSM 12270 genomic DNA carries:
- a CDS encoding corrinoid protein translates to MSSLKELIDLVIAGDVQGVKEATKRLLEAGEEPLRVINEALIPGINEVGVRFKEGEMFVPEMMMSAQAMKAGVELAKERIGGAEVPAAGKVVIGSVKGDLHDIGKNLVIMMLESSGFSIVDLGVDAAPEKFVQAVKEHQPHLVGMSALLTTTMPVMQEVIAALEKEGLRDTVKVIIGGAPVTREYTEEIGADGYAPDAGAAVELCKQLVN, encoded by the coding sequence ATGAGCAGCCTGAAGGAACTGATCGATCTGGTAATAGCAGGTGATGTTCAAGGGGTGAAGGAGGCCACGAAACGGCTGCTGGAAGCGGGAGAAGAGCCGCTCCGGGTTATCAATGAGGCACTGATCCCCGGAATCAATGAGGTGGGGGTCCGCTTTAAAGAGGGAGAGATGTTCGTGCCGGAAATGATGATGTCCGCCCAGGCCATGAAGGCGGGCGTCGAACTGGCGAAAGAGAGGATCGGTGGAGCCGAGGTGCCCGCCGCAGGGAAGGTGGTTATCGGTTCTGTCAAGGGTGACCTGCACGATATCGGCAAGAACCTGGTGATTATGATGCTGGAGAGCAGCGGTTTCAGCATCGTCGACTTGGGTGTGGACGCAGCGCCGGAAAAGTTCGTGCAGGCGGTAAAGGAACATCAGCCGCATTTGGTGGGAATGTCCGCCCTTTTGACCACCACCATGCCGGTTATGCAGGAGGTCATCGCCGCCCTGGAAAAAGAGGGGCTGCGGGATACGGTTAAGGTGATCATCGGAGGTGCCCCGGTTACCCGGGAGTATACAGAGGAGATCGGAGCCGACGGCTATGCGCCGGATGCCGGAGCGGCTGTGGAGCTCTGCAAGCAACTGGTGAATTAA